In the genome of Calothrix sp. PCC 6303, the window AACATCGTTGTATTCCTGTTCCAGGAAGTTGATAAAGTAGGTATCGATGAAGGAGTCGAGATACAGGACTTCTAAGCCTTGACTCTTGTGTAATTCTACGTAGGTTGACTGTGCTGCTGGATCTGTGCAGTAGAAAACACGGTTTTCGTGACGTTCTTTGTTACGTTCGAGATATTCCTTCAGGGTGGTAAATGGGAGTTTCGCGGCTTTATTTACGTCTTCCCAAGCGTCTCCATCTTCGCTTTGTACCTGTACTGTGGTAGTTTCTTGACTGGGTTGGTAGGTGGTTTGGAAGACGATGATATCTTCCACTTGTTTTTTAAATTTCTCGTCGTTGAGGGTACCAAATTTGACGAATGTTCCCAAGTCTTTCCAAGCGCTGATATATTGTTCGTAGCTATCGCGGTAAAGTTCTTTGAGTCTATCACCAACTTTTTTGGCAATATAATCACCGATTCGTTTCACAGTGCGATCGCCTTGTAAGGAACTGCGTGATACATTCAAGGGAATGTCACTACTATCGACGACTCCTCGCATCGGTAAAAGAAACTGGGGAATGATTTCTTCGACGTTATCGCTGACAAATACCTGGTTACAAAATAGTTTGATTTGCCCTTTACTGACATCAACATCGGGACGGAGTTTGGGAAAATACATAATCCCGTTGATGATGAAGGGATAATCTGTATTCAAATGTACCCATAGCAAGGGTTCTTCTTGGAAGGGGTACAGGTATCGATAAAATTCGAGATAATCTTCTTTACTGAGGTTGTTTGCCGATTCTCGCCAAGGTGCTTTTTGACGGTTGAGGGTTTCGCCATCCATTTTGATGGGAACTGGCATAAAGTCGCAATAGGTTTTGACTAAGTTTTTCACCCTTGCAGCTTCCAGATATTCCTCTTCTTCTTCCAAGAGGTACATGGTGATGGTGGTACCACGAGTGGTGCGGGATGATTCTTCCAAGGTGAATTGAGGTGAACCATCACAACTCCAGTGAACAGCTTGCGCTCCTGCTTGGTAGGATAGGGTATCGATTTCTACTTTTTTTGCCACCATGAAGGAGGAGTAGAAACCTAAGCCAAAATGTCCGATAATTGGTTGATCGGAATCACTTTTGTACTTGGTGATGAATTCTTCGGCACTGGAAAATGCCACTTGGTTGATATATTTCTTGATTTCATCGGCTGTCATGCCGATGCCGTTATCAGAAATAGATAGGGTTTTGTTACCTTTGTCAATGGCAATTGTAATCTCTGCTTCCCCAATTTCTCCATCATATTCCCCTGCACGGGATACCATATTCAACTTTTGAATTGCATCAACTGCGTTGGATACCAATTCTCGGAAGAAAATTTGATGATCTGAATATAGAGATTTCTTGATAATTGGGAAAATGTTTTCAGTATGAATACTGATGGTTCCTTGTTCAAGCATGATTTTTAAGTTTATGAGGATCTCTAAATGAGAATTTTAAAGGGTAAATAGAAGTAATTGCCCTTAGTTGTCTGATGTAGATTACCACATAGAAAATATTCGGTTTTCCCTACCACAAACTTGAAAGGATGAATTTTCCCAGAAAATTAAGGACTTAGGGATGGGATGAATTAAATCAAATCTTGAATCAACTGTTTTGCACGGTTGGTTGCAACTTGCCAATTTAAACGGGTTTGATACTGATCAAATGACGATTGGGCAAGTTTTTGGTATGTGGTGTAATTGGTCATAATTGACTGAATATAGTTAGTATATTCAGAGATGTCAGCATTTAAGGCAAAAGTTTTGCCGTTGATGTCATCTTGAATTAATGTGGCAATTCCTCCCACATTTGTCGCAATGCTGGGGGTACCAAAAGAATTTGCCTCCGCGAAAACATGGGGGGTACAATCTGCTTGGCTAGGAAGTACTAAAAAATGGGCTTCCCTAAATAATTGATTTAGTTTTTCTATTCCTTTAGGTTGAGATTTATCAATAAATTCTATTACTTTGACAAAATGTGGTAATGGCTGGGAAACTATTGGTTTGCATCCAACTATAGTTAGTTCGGTTGGTAAACCGCTTTCGTTGAGCAATTTGGCAATTTCTAGGGTAACTTTACCACCTTTGCGAATCCAGTCAACACCAATAAATAGTAATTTACAGGGACTAACGGGTCTAGCTTTAATAATATTATCTATTTCAGCGGCAGTGCGATCGCATTCTAAGTTCGCACCCCAAGGTACTACTTTAACTTTATCTGGGTTAATTCCATAGGTTTGGATTGCTGACTGTGCTGCCCAATCGGATGTATATAGAATTAATTTACACCTATTTAGGGCTGCGGCTTCCATTTTATAGATATTTCTCACGTTTTCATCGCATAGGTTATCCATGTGATGATAAAAATTGATTAAGGAAGTTAAGGTTGCATCTGTCCACAAAACTAGGGGTTGTTTAATCTGAAGGTAGGCAATAGGAACAATGTTTTGTGGACACAAAGCAATATCGGCTTTGGAGGCTAAAATCCTTTTTTCAATTTGCTTTGCATAACTTCGAGAAATTAAAGGTTCTGCCCAACTATAGTAATCTTTTTGTAATAAAAGTCGATAAAAGTTCCACTTACTACGAGTAATTATTTTGTGTTTTGCTACCAAGGAGCCGATATAGTTGATTGTCGTATTTTGAGCAGCAAAATTATCCGCAATATATCTACTGGCAGTGCAAGTTCCTTGATTGTGCCTTGACCATTTTTGGGAATTTAAAACATTATGCTCAGTTATATAGGCAAGTTTCATCATTTAAGGATATTTGACTTTGATGTAGCCGAAAAGTGTACTTGTATCTGCAATTATAGGAAATTTTTCTAAAAGGTTTTCGGCAATTTTTTTTGGTAATAGGGAAATAGTAAATAATTTGATAAGTGCTTTATACAAAACTGGCTTAAATAAAAGTTTTACGTCATATTTTATGGCTTTGAATATGAGGATTGATGTAGTTTTAATAGAATGCTTATCTGGAGATAATAGTAGTGCCTTATATGTAAGATATTTATAGAGATTTGCCAAGCTATATTGCTTTAAATGTAGATATTTTTTTGCCTTTTCATAGCTGTATGCTCGTTCAATTACTTGGAGATTAGATTTTTCCAAGCCAATGATATTTGATGACATAGAAGAACTCGTTACTCGATACATAATTTGGACTTTGGAGATACAAACAAATTCATATTTGCTAGCCAATCTAATCCATAAATCTGTATCTTGGGCATTTGTCAGCAGTCCATCAAATCCACCAAATTTGTGGAAGATAGATGATCTGATCATGACATTAGAACCACTTCCAATAAAGTCATCTAAAAGTAACTGAGAAAATACATCACCTTGGTATTGAACATGACTACATTTATATAGAAATTTATCATTTTCATCAATCGCGTTAGTCCAACTATAAGCAACTGCTGCTTGGGATTTTTCTCGTAATGCATAATATTGAGATACTAACTTATCTGGTGTCCACAAATCATCTGCATCTAAAAAAGTAATAAATTCACCTGTTGCATATTTTGCACCGATATTTCGATTCACTGCCACATTTGCTTGAGGATGAGTATACACTTGTATTCGAGGATCTGAGATTTGGGAAACAACTTCTAATGTTGCATCATTGGAACTGGAATTAATAATTATCAGTTCAAAATCAGTAAAAGTTTGATTCAAAACACTATCAATAGATGCTTTTATTGTTTTTGCACCATTAAACACTGGGATGATTACTGAGATAGCAGCCATAAAATAGTATTGATATTGATTGTATTTTTCTCTATTGATTTACTAATATTGTAAGATTGATTAATTCATACTTGCCTCAGTATAATTTCATAATTTCATGTTTAATTCAATAGAAAATTGTACTATTTTTGATTTAAAATCTGTTGATAAAATTCCAAAGTTTGATTTGCTAATATCCGCCAATCCAAATTATCTATTGGTGTATTTTCACAACGTTTAGTATCAACAAACCAATCTAAGCCACTTTGAAGATTAATAGTATTAAATTCACCAAAGTACATCTTAACCCAGTCTTTTCCGACTTGGTTTTGAAGTTCGGGAATTGAACCCAAAGCTGGTACTAAAATTGGACGGTTAAAGGATAATGAAAGTAATGCACTACCAGAATTTAAAATTTCTTGAAATGGTAAAACAACTAAATCTGCACTTTGAAAATATAATTGTACCTGCTCATCCGGAATATATTCGAGAAATAATTTAACTTGTGAGTCATTATTTGTAGCTGTAATAATTTCATCCTTGAGGGAATCGCGTTCAATTTTACCTGCAATTACTAATGTCCAATCAGGTGGTGCTAATTCACGGAAAGTCTGAATCAAGTGAGGAACATTTTTATAAACATCTATATATCCAAAGAACAGTAACACTTTTTGTTTTTCTGTGATTCCTAAAGTGTCTCGTGCTTGTTGAGGTGTAATTTTATTTGGATAAACATCACGATAATGTCCATGGCGAACTATTGTATGGGGAATTTTTTGCAAATGTGGTAAATTTTTTTCAATAGATTGATTGCTATACTCACTTAAGCTGATATAACCATCGAGGCGGTGTAAAAATTGTTTTTGAAACCAATTTCCTAATTGTGGATGAATGATTGAATGGGGGTTTTCATCGTGAATTGTCCAAACAACTTTAGTTCCTTTTTTTCTGAGTAAATCTATGAGGATTAACATCATAATTGCCCTTAAGAAAGCTTGGATTAAATTTGGGTGACGAATAATAGTTTCCACAACCCAATGAAGGTGAAGAATATCGTAGTCACCACGTAAGCTATCTTTGGCAGAAAATTCTGCGACAGTCACCTTGGGAGATTTTATATTATTATACAAAAGCCAGTTATATGGATTTTTGTATTTGGTTTTAAATGCTGGATAAGCAGTAATTTTCATAATTTAATTTCCGAGAAAAAGTAATTTTAAAAAAAGTTAAACCTGTTGTAGTCAATGACAGCTAAATGTATCATTTATAGTGATTTTAATAGATGTGAAATAAATGTATCTTGCTACCACTACGTTGTCTTAACTACAATTTTCAAAACCTGCCTACTTACTTCAGTATGTTGGATATAACTGATAACCCCTACATTTGCAGAGTTACAGCAGATTTTAACTTGGTGAAGGATAAAAACACACCACCTTTAGCAAGGGAAGGGTTGGGGTATACCACTTGCAAAATACTGCAAGACACTAAACCCCAGCACAAGATATGCTACTTAATAGAAGCATAAAATTGGAATTTAATTGCTGAAGCATTCCTCTTCAAGAGATTTTTTATATACAGGACTTTTCGTGTTGAAAAGTACAATTTTTTGTAGATTTTCCTTTACCCTACCCCATCAAAAGGGGAGACAGATATAGCGCTTCTCAGTCTGGTGAGGTACAAATTAAAATCTATATGCTTTTAGGTATCAGCTTTAGATAACAATTGCTGTACTTCATCTGCTTGGGAAACGCTATATAATCTTAAATTAGCAATTGATTTGGTTTTTAAAAACTTGATAGATGAAAAAATGGGTATAAATCATGCCCTACCATGATTTATACTCACGATTTACGATTTTGTCTATCGTATTTACATCAGTTTCGTTGGAAATTAGGGAATAACGTAAGTTATAATACTTAGATTATTCAGTGTAATCAAATACTGAATTTAGCTGTAGTACAGAGACACCATAGAGGATTTGGGATCATAGATTAATAATCGCTTTCTACCTTCATCTACTAAATTTCAGACGATGACTCTAAGAGTGGAACCAAAGTTTTCACTGCATTGGTTTTAGTTGGTATTTTCTTTTGGAAAGATAAACCCTGATCGTTTTTATCAATCAAGATGGTGTCACCAGCAATAAAAGCGTTTTCCAGAATCTTAGTGGCGATCGCATTTTCAACTTGACGCTGAATAGCTCGTTTAATTGGTCTGGCTCCATATACTGGATCATACCCGACTTCCACCAGGTGATCGCAGGCTGCTGGAGATATTTCCAGGTTGATTTTTTGTTCCCCCAGGAGTTTTTCCACTCGTTTGAGTTGAATTTTGACGATTTCTCCCATTTCACTTCGATTGAGGGGATGGAAAATAATCAAATCATCAACCCGATTTAGGAACTCTGGACGAAAGTGCGATCGCAATGCATCCATTACCCTAGTTCTCATTTTCTCATATTGGCTCTCATCGCTGGAAACATCCAGGATATGTTCGCTACCAATATTACTTGTCATGACGATGACGGTGTTCTGAAAGTCTACTGTACGTCCTTGGGAGTCAGTAATTCTCCCGTCATCTAAAACTTGTAAGAGAATATTAAATACATCTGGGTGTGCCTTCTCAACTTCATCTAAAAGTACTACTGAATAAGGTCTGCGGCGAACAGTCTCAGAAAGCTGTCCCCCTTCCTCGTATCCCACATAACCAGGAGGCGCACCAACTAACCGAGATACTGAGTGTTTCTCCATATACTCAGACATATCTAAACGAATCAAGGCATCTTCGGCATCAAACAAAAACTGTGCTAAAGCCCGCGCTAACTCTGTTTTCCCTACCCCAGTTGGTCCCATAAACATGAAGGAACCGATGGGACGGTTGGGATCTTTCATTCCGGCACGAGCGCGGCGAATGGCGGCTGATACGGCTTCTAGGGCTTCCTGCTGTCCAATTACCCGTTGATGGAGGTGGCTTTCTAGTTGCAGTAATTTTTGTCTTTCCGATTCTAGGAGCCGATTTACGGGGATTCCCGTCCATTTTGCCACGATTTCGGCAATATCGGCTTCGGTGACTTGTTCCCGTAGCAGGTTGGCAGATGTCGCTTGTAATTCAATTAACTGGGCTTCTTTAACTTCCCGCTCCCGTTGTACTCCTTCTAGTTTCCCATACTTCAACTGTGCGGCTTTATTTAAATCATAGGCACGTTCAGCCTGTTCGATTTGCACCCGTAGCTTTTCTTCTTCCTGCTTCAGTGCGCTGATTGCTTCCAAAAGTAGTTTTTCACCTTGCCATTGCCCATTTAATTCTTGCTGTTTGAAGGTTAAAGTGGCAATTTCGACTTGAATTTGGTCTAATTTATCTTTAATTTGGGGTGCAGTTTTCTCTTCCCTCGACAAAGAGAGTTTTTCCATCTCTAGCTGCATCAAGCGTCTATCGAGGGTTTCCAACTCCGCTGGTTTGGAGGTGATTTCCATTTTCAATTGTGCCGCAGCCTCATCAACTAAGTCGATTGCTTTATCAGGGAGAAATCTATCGGCAATGTACCGTGCTGAAAGTGTCGCGGCTGCTACCAAGGCTGAATCTGAGATTTTGACGTTGTGGTGAACTTCATACCGTTCCTTCAAACCCCGTAAAATTGAGATGGTATTTTCGACGGTGGGTTGATCCACAAATACCTGTTGGAAACGTCTTTCTAAAGCTGCATCCTTCTCAATATGTTTGCGATATTCATCCAAAGTAGTTGCCCCAATACAGCGGAGTTCACCCCTAGCTAACATGGGTTTGAGGAGGTTTCCCGCATCCATAGAACCTTGCTGTCCAGAACCTGCACCTACAACTGTGTGCAACTCATCAATAAACAGAACAATTTGCCCGCTTGATTCCGTAACTTCACGGAGAACCGCTTTGAGACGGTCTTCAAACTCACCTCGATATTTTGCCCCAGCAATCAAACTCCCCATATCCAGGGAAATTAATTGACGATTTTTGAGAGATTCTGGGACATCACCATTGATAATACGTTGTGCCAGGGCTTCCGCGATCGCTGTTTTGCCCACACCCGGTTCCCCAATCAAAACTGGGTTATTTTTACTTCTTCGAGATAGCACCTGAATCAAGCGACGAATTTCATCATCCCTACCAATTACCGGGTCGAGTTTCCCAGCTTTAGCCGATTCTGTCAAATCTGTGCCAAATTTCTGCAAAGCTTCGTAGCGAGATTCCGGATTTTGATCTGTCACTTTCTGACTACCCCGCACCGCTTTAATTGTCGCCTCTAACTTGGAGGTTTCCAAATTCATCGCTTTGCAAATTTTCCGTCCGATGCGATCATCTTCCACAAAGCCTAAAAGTATATGTTCGACAGAAATATACCCATCATTCATCCGTACTCTAGCTTCCTCAGCCTTGTCAAGCATCGTGTCTAAAGTCCGACTAAGGTATAGCTGCTCTGATTTTCCCACCTTTGGCTGGCGGCTCGCAAACTCTTCTAGCTGTTGTTGAAGTTTGTTCGCATCGACACCAGCACGGGTAATTAGTTTGGTAGCTAAACCGTTATCTTGTTGTAAGGTAGCAAGTAATAAATGTTCTACATCTAACTGTTGTTGTTGGTAAGCGCGGACAATATCTTGAGATTTAACAACTGCTTCCCAAGCTTTATCAGTAAATTTATCTGGATCTGTAGGCTGCATTTTCTGAACTTTAGGATTTTAGAATAGGGGAGACGAAGCAAATTAGGATTCAGGACGGTTTCATTATGAACTATGTACATCATGTTTTCTACCGCCCCACCCTGATAGCATTTTTGGCGATTGCGACACATCGCTAGATAATAGGTCGAAGGATTAAAAAAACAAACGCGACTATATAATCTCTACAGTGCTTTAGGTATTATAAATGGACTTAATTTCCATCACATCTACTGGATGTATGATAGATGTGTGAAAATTTGATTAACTCAAACCACTAACTTCCATCTAGTGGACTTTATTTCACGGAATCATCCCTACTTTGATGACTTTGCGATCGCGCATCTCACAGAATACCTGTTCTAGGTCTTTCAACTCTCTTTTACCACTTATTAATAATTCTAAAGGAATTCGCCCACTACTAATTAAAGCTAGGGCATCCCTAACATAATGGGGAGTGTTGTGGAAAACTCCCTTCAAAGTCAGTTCACTGTAGTGTAGTTGTTCGGTATTGACATTGATTGTTGTATCACGGGGACAACCGCCAAATAGATTTACAGTAGCACCCGGACGCGCACATGCGATCGCGCTTTCCCACACACTGGGTACTCCCGTAGCTTCAATCACTATATCTGCCCCCATGCCATCTGTAAATTCTTTGGTAATTTCAGCCATTTCTGGGTTGTGATGATAGTTAAAAACCCTGGTAGCACCAAGCTTTTTCCCAATTTCCAACCTCTCATCACTACCACCAAACAGTGTCACCTCCGCTGCCCAATCATGTGCCAATTTCGCCACAAACATCAACCCAATTGCCCCATCTCCCAACACCACCACCCGATCACCATGTTTAATATGAGAACGGGCAACCCCATGTAACACACAGGCTAAAGGTTCAGTCATTGCCGCTAACTCGTAGGGCAATTCCTCTGCTATTCGTAACAAATTATGCTGAACGATGGCAGCAGGTATCCTCAAAAATTGGGCAAATGTCCCATTATTCCAAGTTAAGTTGGGACATAAAGAATATTCTTGATGTTGACAATAGAAGCATTTCATGCAGGGAGCAGAATTATTGGCTACCACCCTATCCCCAACTTTCCAACCAATTACCCCTGCACCCACTGCCACTATTTCCCCAGCAGCTTCATGTCCAAACAAAGTAGGTGGTTTTAACATTTTCGCATGACCACCACGCCGCCACACTTTCAAATCGGTACCGCAAGTAGTTGCAACCCCAACTTGAATTACAACTTCACCCGGTGCAGGTGTCGGTTCGGCAACATTTTCCAGCCGT includes:
- the htpG gene encoding molecular chaperone HtpG, with protein sequence MLEQGTISIHTENIFPIIKKSLYSDHQIFFRELVSNAVDAIQKLNMVSRAGEYDGEIGEAEITIAIDKGNKTLSISDNGIGMTADEIKKYINQVAFSSAEEFITKYKSDSDQPIIGHFGLGFYSSFMVAKKVEIDTLSYQAGAQAVHWSCDGSPQFTLEESSRTTRGTTITMYLLEEEEEYLEAARVKNLVKTYCDFMPVPIKMDGETLNRQKAPWRESANNLSKEDYLEFYRYLYPFQEEPLLWVHLNTDYPFIINGIMYFPKLRPDVDVSKGQIKLFCNQVFVSDNVEEIIPQFLLPMRGVVDSSDIPLNVSRSSLQGDRTVKRIGDYIAKKVGDRLKELYRDSYEQYISAWKDLGTFVKFGTLNDEKFKKQVEDIIVFQTTYQPSQETTTVQVQSEDGDAWEDVNKAAKLPFTTLKEYLERNKERHENRVFYCTDPAAQSTYVELHKSQGLEVLYLDSFIDTYFINFLEQEYNDVKFTRVDSDLDNTLLDKDKPAEIVDPTTNKTRSEVVKELFEKAINKPKVNIRTESLKSDNPQGTPPAMVLLPEIMRRLRDMSAMSQQQSAEFPEDHILVVNTAHPLIQNLANLSQGSIIQDGGDSPSAQLAGMICQHVYDLALMSQKGFDAEGMKSFVERSNEVLTKLTEQATK
- a CDS encoding glycosyltransferase family 4 protein; the encoded protein is MKLAYITEHNVLNSQKWSRHNQGTCTASRYIADNFAAQNTTINYIGSLVAKHKIITRSKWNFYRLLLQKDYYSWAEPLISRSYAKQIEKRILASKADIALCPQNIVPIAYLQIKQPLVLWTDATLTSLINFYHHMDNLCDENVRNIYKMEAAALNRCKLILYTSDWAAQSAIQTYGINPDKVKVVPWGANLECDRTAAEIDNIIKARPVSPCKLLFIGVDWIRKGGKVTLEIAKLLNESGLPTELTIVGCKPIVSQPLPHFVKVIEFIDKSQPKGIEKLNQLFREAHFLVLPSQADCTPHVFAEANSFGTPSIATNVGGIATLIQDDINGKTFALNADISEYTNYIQSIMTNYTTYQKLAQSSFDQYQTRLNWQVATNRAKQLIQDLI
- a CDS encoding zinc-dependent alcohol dehydrogenase yields the protein MLAALLYGQEDLRLENVAEPTPAPGEVVIQVGVATTCGTDLKVWRRGGHAKMLKPPTLFGHEAAGEIVAVGAGVIGWKVGDRVVANNSAPCMKCFYCQHQEYSLCPNLTWNNGTFAQFLRIPAAIVQHNLLRIAEELPYELAAMTEPLACVLHGVARSHIKHGDRVVVLGDGAIGLMFVAKLAHDWAAEVTLFGGSDERLEIGKKLGATRVFNYHHNPEMAEITKEFTDGMGADIVIEATGVPSVWESAIACARPGATVNLFGGCPRDTTINVNTEQLHYSELTLKGVFHNTPHYVRDALALISSGRIPLELLISGKRELKDLEQVFCEMRDRKVIKVGMIP
- the clpB gene encoding ATP-dependent chaperone ClpB; its protein translation is MQPTDPDKFTDKAWEAVVKSQDIVRAYQQQQLDVEHLLLATLQQDNGLATKLITRAGVDANKLQQQLEEFASRQPKVGKSEQLYLSRTLDTMLDKAEEARVRMNDGYISVEHILLGFVEDDRIGRKICKAMNLETSKLEATIKAVRGSQKVTDQNPESRYEALQKFGTDLTESAKAGKLDPVIGRDDEIRRLIQVLSRRSKNNPVLIGEPGVGKTAIAEALAQRIINGDVPESLKNRQLISLDMGSLIAGAKYRGEFEDRLKAVLREVTESSGQIVLFIDELHTVVGAGSGQQGSMDAGNLLKPMLARGELRCIGATTLDEYRKHIEKDAALERRFQQVFVDQPTVENTISILRGLKERYEVHHNVKISDSALVAAATLSARYIADRFLPDKAIDLVDEAAAQLKMEITSKPAELETLDRRLMQLEMEKLSLSREEKTAPQIKDKLDQIQVEIATLTFKQQELNGQWQGEKLLLEAISALKQEEEKLRVQIEQAERAYDLNKAAQLKYGKLEGVQREREVKEAQLIELQATSANLLREQVTEADIAEIVAKWTGIPVNRLLESERQKLLQLESHLHQRVIGQQEALEAVSAAIRRARAGMKDPNRPIGSFMFMGPTGVGKTELARALAQFLFDAEDALIRLDMSEYMEKHSVSRLVGAPPGYVGYEEGGQLSETVRRRPYSVVLLDEVEKAHPDVFNILLQVLDDGRITDSQGRTVDFQNTVIVMTSNIGSEHILDVSSDESQYEKMRTRVMDALRSHFRPEFLNRVDDLIIFHPLNRSEMGEIVKIQLKRVEKLLGEQKINLEISPAACDHLVEVGYDPVYGARPIKRAIQRQVENAIATKILENAFIAGDTILIDKNDQGLSFQKKIPTKTNAVKTLVPLLESSSEI
- a CDS encoding glycosyltransferase family 2 protein, which codes for MAAISVIIPVFNGAKTIKASIDSVLNQTFTDFELIIINSSSNDATLEVVSQISDPRIQVYTHPQANVAVNRNIGAKYATGEFITFLDADDLWTPDKLVSQYYALREKSQAAVAYSWTNAIDENDKFLYKCSHVQYQGDVFSQLLLDDFIGSGSNVMIRSSIFHKFGGFDGLLTNAQDTDLWIRLASKYEFVCISKVQIMYRVTSSSMSSNIIGLEKSNLQVIERAYSYEKAKKYLHLKQYSLANLYKYLTYKALLLSPDKHSIKTTSILIFKAIKYDVKLLFKPVLYKALIKLFTISLLPKKIAENLLEKFPIIADTSTLFGYIKVKYP
- a CDS encoding glycosyltransferase → MKITAYPAFKTKYKNPYNWLLYNNIKSPKVTVAEFSAKDSLRGDYDILHLHWVVETIIRHPNLIQAFLRAIMMLILIDLLRKKGTKVVWTIHDENPHSIIHPQLGNWFQKQFLHRLDGYISLSEYSNQSIEKNLPHLQKIPHTIVRHGHYRDVYPNKITPQQARDTLGITEKQKVLLFFGYIDVYKNVPHLIQTFRELAPPDWTLVIAGKIERDSLKDEIITATNNDSQVKLFLEYIPDEQVQLYFQSADLVVLPFQEILNSGSALLSLSFNRPILVPALGSIPELQNQVGKDWVKMYFGEFNTINLQSGLDWFVDTKRCENTPIDNLDWRILANQTLEFYQQILNQK